In Planctomycetaceae bacterium, the sequence GTCGCGCAGCCCATCGCCCGCCCCTTTCGCCCGATCGTCCGCCCTCAGCCCGGCAGTCCCAAGGCTCTGTTCCAGGCGCAGCTAGCCGAAGATCGGCAACGTCGCCTCAAAAGGGGCGACCTGTGAATTGTGCAGCGTGCGACGGAAAAGACGAGCAGGCCCTTGCCCGGGCGCTTCGCCGCAGCGAAAATATACGCAGACCGCTGGGGCCGGTGGGGTTCGTCAAAAGCTCCATGCCGCCCCCCCAAAAAAAAGGAGAAGTAAACGGGACGAAGACCGCTGAAGCGGTCCTGCAGAAGGAATGAGCGGTCCGGTGGCGGCGTTTAACCACAAAGGCAGCGAGGCTCTTTATCATTTTCCGTCGATCGCGCCGGGGCAAATCACCGAGTCGGCTGGGGAGTTGGCCGGACAGATGCCGTCGCCGCTGAGGGCATCGGCGTAGATCTCGTCGCCGTGGATGACCGAGTCGGGAGTGGGCCTTGTGTGAAAGCCTACGGTGCCGCCCCGCGTCAGGTAGGAGATGCCGTCGCGGTGATTTTGAAGATCGTCGGACTTCTTCACGACCGGGTCGGCCGCGCCGCGCTTGGCCATGTCGGCCATGAACACGCTGTTGGCAGTGAACCCGCCTTTTTCCGGACTGATCGAAGGATTGGCCGCGCTTCGGGTGCCCTGGAGGTTCTTGTCGTAGGGGAACTGGATTCCGTACGAGAACTGCGTGTCGGACGACCAGCCGTTGATCTTGATGGTCGTTCCGTCGACCATGCGCGGCTTCCAGTCCTTGTCGCCGCCGCACTTGAGGATGTTCTCGGGAATCAAGGCTCTCTCGACGAGCACCCAGATCTCGTTCATCGGAGCGACCGCAACGTCTTCGAGCTTGTCGCTGGTGCCGGCTGGCTCATACTTGGCTGCTGCATCGCCGCTGACATGGCCGCGGATGCGCGCGAACCTGGCATTCTTTAGTTCATATTCCCGGAAGGCCCCGCCGATGATCTTGAGATTCGCCTGGCACGCACTTTTCCGCGCTTCGCTGATCGCATTGCCGATCCCGCAGCCGCTGCCATAGAACATCACGGCCACCAGCATCGATACCGCCACGACGACAACCAGCAACTCCACCAGAGTGAACGCTTTCTTCATGACCAGGCTCCCATGTGTTATGGATTCAGCGTCAGGGTGAAGGACGCGCCGGCGCCGGGTTGGCTTTGGGCTTCGATCGTTCCGCCGGCGGCGGTGACGATCTCGCGGCAGACGGCCAGGCCCAGACCGTTGCCGCCCGAGCCGTCGGGGCGCTGGCCGGTGGTGAAGAAGGGGTCGAAGATCAGCGGCAGATTCTCCGGGGCGATCCCCGGGCCATTGTCGGACACCTGCACGACGGTGCGGCCGCCCTCGGTCCAGGCCTTGACCGCGAGCCTGCGCGGGCCTTTGCTGCCCAGCAACGCCGTACGGGCGTTCATCAGCAGATTCAGCAGCACCTGGTGCAGTTCGACCGGCCGGGCGAGCACCGTCAAATCTTCCGGCACGTCGAGTGCCAGGTCGATGCGGTCCTTGGCCGGTTCGCGCGCCATCGCGGCCAGCACGTCCTGCACGGCCTGTCGCACGTTGACGTGCTGGGCCTGGGCCTCGCCCGGGCCGCTGATGCCCAGGATCGCCTGGCAGATCTCTGCCGCCCGCGCGCCGCCGGTAGCGGCGTGGGTCAGGGCCTTGTCCGTCAGCGAGGGGTTGCGTTTGGCCAGCGTGGCGTAGTTGAGGATCGGCGTGAGAATGTTGTTGAACTCGTGGGCGACCATCGCCGCGACGGTCCCGATCGTCGCGAGGCGCTGAGCGTGACGCAACTGGTTCGTCAACGCCTGAACCTGCGCCTCCAGGCGGGTCACCTGCTCCTGATGAGAGTCTGTACTGGATGCAGAAATAGCGGACACTCCGGCGAATCCTTTAGTGCGACGCGGTTTCACCATCGACCGGCGCTTCCGCCGGCCGCACAAATGCTCTATTATGTTATCGGGTTTCGAGCCGATTTCCTTGAAGGCATCCCCTCGGGAAGCAGCATGGGCATCTTGCCCATGAGTAGCACGGGCGTCTCGCCCGTTCAAACTGCCGGGGCATGGCCGGGACGGCCATGCGACTCACGGGCGAGACGCCCGTGCTACGAAGTTCCCGGCCGAGGACGTTACGAAGGAAGCATCTGACCATGGACGGCGGGGCACAACTGGACGCGCTGATCGCTCTGGCCGAGAGCCTGGAGATCACGGTGCGCTGCATCGCCGGGCGCCCCGGCGATGGGGCCTCTGCCGCAGACCTCGTGCGCCTCAACGGCAAGAGCGTGCTGTTTCTGGACTCGACCGCGCCGCCGGCCGAACAGGC encodes:
- a CDS encoding prepilin-type N-terminal cleavage/methylation domain-containing protein: MKKAFTLVELLVVVVAVSMLVAVMFYGSGCGIGNAISEARKSACQANLKIIGGAFREYELKNARFARIRGHVSGDAAAKYEPAGTSDKLEDVAVAPMNEIWVLVERALIPENILKCGGDKDWKPRMVDGTTIKINGWSSDTQFSYGIQFPYDKNLQGTRSAANPSISPEKGGFTANSVFMADMAKRGAADPVVKKSDDLQNHRDGISYLTRGGTVGFHTRPTPDSVIHGDEIYADALSGDGICPANSPADSVICPGAIDGK
- a CDS encoding ATP-binding protein, translated to MTRLEAQVQALTNQLRHAQRLATIGTVAAMVAHEFNNILTPILNYATLAKRNPSLTDKALTHAATGGARAAEICQAILGISGPGEAQAQHVNVRQAVQDVLAAMAREPAKDRIDLALDVPEDLTVLARPVELHQVLLNLLMNARTALLGSKGPRRLAVKAWTEGGRTVVQVSDNGPGIAPENLPLIFDPFFTTGQRPDGSGGNGLGLAVCREIVTAAGGTIEAQSQPGAGASFTLTLNP